One genomic window of Staphylococcus hsinchuensis includes the following:
- a CDS encoding phage tail protein has translation MDEYKISTTIEANTSKFKRAIEIAKKSAERFKKTQESVKETELNADASGLTKTVEIAKKQVEAFDDEKAKADLSLDIDSVKQNCEVAKGYLDSFKTRKSETKLDADISKLEGKISQSRSELSNLERKYPTVQIYAEIDKLEAELEKAEGELEKLNKEKAKIEVKADVKDASSNFKKVQTFIDSLDGKDINTIADVDIEKGLAHINKLEASLDDIATNSYNVDLMIDADRAREQIIMAKQMLNDFSKQRAKANLEVDSAAANAKVSAFKAILRSIPNRHRTRLDVDSDTFQNAIRSAIQAFSNFNNSISQAGGRVSSFGSMFSGIFRGTILSSILLLIPAIASLAPALMAVLNAVGVLAGGAAGLASAFAVAGAGVVGFGAMAVSALKMVQNGTLAVTREVQNYQSALSGLKSAWQSVIQANQAEIFNTMANGINAAKVALSGLTPFLSGVAQGMEKASAAVLKWAKTSQVAQKFFHMMGTTGVSIFNNMLTAAGQFGSGLISIFTQLAPLADWIAKGFANMGKSFNKWAQSVAGQKAIQAFIEYVKTNLPLIGKIFSSTFKGIFNLMKAFAPNSQAIFKSLAQMAQKFEAWSAKIAESDGFKKFIQYVQENGPRLVSLIGNIVRIIIAVATAMAPFASVVLQVADAITGFIAGLAEANPVIAGIMGVIATLIGLFVSIGPVIMKVIGFIIELIGAFGGMEAIIGIVTSVGSAIMGALSAISWPVVAVIAAIAALIGIFVALWNSSEVVRDALTSAWNAIAKAVGQAIQAIMDFLGELIGRAGEILAPLVSIFKNAWDTIVKVVEAAVKLIAPIVKQNWQTLIAIVKVIWEAIKLVIKVAMELILGIVTAYIQFLSGDWKGAWETIKSMAENIWKAIVEAAKNIFNILKEWLSNLWNAISQNMSTVWQALVSVASTVWNAIVNVIKAVVTGLGSFLSSVWQGIVSLAVNFWNMLVSAASTIWGFIVTTITTIISTLGSILSAIWQGIVTVATTIWNSLVSVASTVWSFIVTTITTIVSTLGSILAAIWQGIVTVATTIWTTLVTVASTIWGLIVTTITTIISTLGTILATIWQGIVTVATTIWTTLVSVASAIWTTLVTTITTIVQSIITFVSAGWTTLMSVTSSIMTAIMSVISSIWSSIVSFISSVVSRVVSFVSSGWSTLMSVTSSIMSAIVSFISGAWSRIVSFISNAVSRAVSFVVNGWNRMISAVTSAMSRMVSAVMNGMSRVVSSVTQGVSRAVNAARSFIGDMVRAGADMIKGMINGIKSMAGAIMGAAKSVVGNAVKAAKSMLKIHSPSRVFKDIGYYTMAGMRIGLVKEGRNVVRDTSAIARSVSKGFDASLQVPDITQNLSNIKGSVNQQVEHTHTINAQPSQRVVRIEMDVDNEAIATIVNGVNADRDGTYSF, from the coding sequence ATGGACGAATATAAAATTAGTACAACGATTGAAGCAAACACGAGCAAGTTTAAACGTGCGATTGAAATAGCTAAGAAATCGGCTGAACGTTTTAAAAAGACGCAAGAAAGCGTTAAAGAAACAGAATTAAATGCAGATGCTTCAGGTTTGACAAAGACTGTTGAAATAGCTAAGAAGCAAGTAGAAGCTTTTGATGATGAAAAAGCAAAGGCCGACTTATCTTTAGACATCGATAGTGTCAAACAAAATTGTGAGGTGGCAAAAGGTTATTTAGATAGCTTTAAAACTAGAAAAAGTGAAACTAAATTAGACGCTGATATATCAAAGTTAGAAGGCAAAATATCCCAATCACGATCCGAGTTGAGCAACCTAGAGCGTAAATATCCGACAGTTCAAATATATGCTGAAATTGATAAACTTGAAGCAGAATTAGAAAAAGCTGAAGGAGAATTAGAAAAACTTAATAAAGAAAAAGCTAAAATTGAAGTAAAAGCAGATGTTAAAGACGCTTCAAGTAATTTCAAAAAAGTTCAAACCTTTATAGATAGTTTGGACGGAAAAGATATAAATACTATTGCTGATGTCGATATAGAAAAAGGATTAGCTCATATAAATAAATTAGAAGCTAGTTTAGATGACATTGCTACGAATTCATATAATGTAGATTTAATGATAGATGCAGACCGTGCAAGAGAACAAATAATTATGGCTAAACAGATGTTAAATGATTTTTCTAAGCAACGCGCTAAAGCCAATTTAGAAGTTGATTCTGCAGCAGCTAATGCGAAAGTATCGGCATTTAAGGCTATACTCCGCTCAATTCCGAACAGACACCGCACCCGACTTGATGTTGATAGTGATACTTTTCAAAATGCAATACGTTCAGCCATTCAAGCATTTAGCAATTTTAATAATTCGATTAGTCAAGCGGGTGGACGTGTAAGCTCATTTGGTTCAATGTTCTCTGGTATATTCCGAGGTACTATATTATCAAGTATTTTATTACTAATCCCTGCAATCGCATCATTAGCACCTGCGCTCATGGCTGTATTAAATGCGGTAGGTGTTTTAGCAGGTGGCGCTGCTGGTTTAGCGAGTGCCTTTGCTGTAGCTGGTGCTGGCGTTGTAGGTTTTGGTGCAATGGCAGTAAGTGCTTTAAAAATGGTACAAAATGGCACACTCGCAGTAACGCGAGAAGTTCAAAATTATCAAAGTGCTTTAAGTGGTCTTAAAAGTGCATGGCAGAGTGTTATTCAAGCGAATCAAGCCGAAATATTTAATACTATGGCAAATGGTATTAATGCGGCTAAGGTTGCACTATCAGGCTTAACACCATTCTTATCAGGTGTGGCGCAAGGCATGGAAAAGGCAAGCGCTGCCGTTCTAAAATGGGCTAAAACTTCACAAGTAGCGCAAAAGTTTTTCCACATGATGGGAACGACAGGTGTTTCAATATTTAATAATATGTTAACGGCTGCAGGTCAATTTGGCAGTGGTTTAATTAGCATATTTACACAACTCGCACCATTAGCCGACTGGATAGCTAAAGGTTTTGCTAATATGGGCAAATCATTCAACAAATGGGCGCAAAGTGTTGCAGGTCAGAAAGCGATTCAAGCGTTTATAGAATATGTTAAGACAAATTTACCTTTAATAGGCAAAATTTTCTCAAGTACTTTCAAAGGTATATTTAACTTAATGAAAGCTTTCGCGCCTAATTCACAAGCGATATTTAAATCTTTAGCACAAATGGCACAAAAATTCGAGGCTTGGAGTGCTAAAATTGCTGAATCTGACGGATTTAAGAAATTCATTCAATATGTGCAAGAAAATGGACCGAGATTAGTCAGCTTAATCGGTAATATTGTACGTATTATTATTGCGGTCGCTACTGCAATGGCACCATTCGCCTCAGTCGTTTTACAAGTCGCTGATGCCATTACTGGATTTATTGCAGGCTTAGCTGAGGCTAACCCAGTTATCGCTGGAATAATGGGCGTTATTGCTACATTAATTGGTCTTTTTGTATCTATAGGTCCAGTAATCATGAAAGTTATAGGATTTATTATAGAGTTAATCGGAGCATTCGGTGGCATGGAAGCAATTATAGGCATTGTTACCAGTGTAGGTAGTGCAATTATGGGCGCACTTAGTGCAATAAGTTGGCCAGTAGTTGCAGTTATTGCTGCTATCGCTGCTTTAATTGGTATATTCGTTGCACTTTGGAATTCTTCTGAAGTAGTCAGAGATGCACTTACTAGCGCCTGGAACGCGATTGCTAAGGCGGTAGGTCAAGCCATACAGGCCATTATGGACTTCTTAGGTGAACTAATTGGAAGAGCTGGCGAAATTCTTGCACCACTTGTTTCTATTTTTAAAAATGCTTGGGATACTATCGTTAAAGTTGTTGAGGCTGCGGTTAAACTTATAGCACCTATTGTCAAACAAAACTGGCAGACTTTAATTGCTATAGTTAAAGTAATCTGGGAGGCTATCAAGTTAGTAATTAAGGTTGCGATGGAGCTTATTCTAGGTATTGTTACGGCTTACATTCAATTTTTATCAGGTGATTGGAAGGGCGCCTGGGAAACGATTAAATCGATGGCTGAAAATATCTGGAAAGCTATTGTTGAAGCCGCTAAAAATATTTTCAACATTCTAAAAGAATGGTTATCAAACTTGTGGAATGCTATTTCGCAAAATATGTCGACCGTATGGCAAGCATTGGTTTCAGTAGCTAGTACAGTTTGGAATGCTATTGTCAATGTAATCAAAGCTGTTGTTACAGGCTTAGGATCATTCTTATCAAGCGTGTGGCAAGGTATTGTTTCGTTAGCTGTTAATTTCTGGAACATGCTTGTAAGTGCCGCGTCAACTATATGGGGCTTCATCGTCACTACGATTACTACAATCATTAGTACGCTAGGCTCAATTTTATCAGCTATTTGGCAAGGCATCGTTACTGTAGCTACAACAATCTGGAATTCATTAGTTTCTGTAGCAAGTACTGTATGGAGCTTTATTGTTACCACAATTACAACAATTGTTTCGACATTAGGCTCAATTCTAGCAGCCATATGGCAAGGTATCGTTACTGTTGCAACCACGATTTGGACAACATTAGTAACCGTAGCATCTACGATTTGGGGCTTAATCGTTACAACTATCACAACGATAATTTCAACACTAGGTACGATACTTGCAACGATTTGGCAGGGAATTGTTACAGTAGCTACCACAATTTGGACTACGCTTGTTTCAGTGGCTTCAGCCATATGGACAACGCTCGTTACTACGATAACTACGATAGTTCAATCTATCATTACATTTGTTTCTGCTGGTTGGACTACATTAATGTCAGTAACTTCTTCTATCATGACAGCGATTATGAGTGTAATATCGTCTATTTGGTCAAGCATTGTTTCATTTATTAGTTCAGTAGTTAGCAGAGTCGTTAGTTTCGTATCATCTGGTTGGTCTACGTTAATGTCAGTAACCTCATCAATTATGAGTGCGATAGTTAGTTTTATTTCAGGCGCTTGGTCTCGCATAGTTAGCTTTATCTCGAATGCCGTTTCAAGAGCGGTCAGCTTTGTCGTAAATGGTTGGAATCGTATGATTTCAGCAGTCACTTCTGCCATGAGTAGAATGGTTAGCGCCGTTATGAATGGTATGTCACGCGTTGTAAGTAGCGTGACTCAAGGTGTTTCAAGAGCAGTAAATGCAGCGCGTAGCTTTATCGGTGACATGGTTCGAGCAGGTGCCGATATGATTAAAGGTATGATTAACGGAATCAAATCTATGGCTGGCGCAATTATGGGTGCTGCAAAATCTGTTGTAGGTAATGCAGTAAAAGCTGCAAAAAGCATGCTTAAAATACATTCACCTTCTCGTGTGTTTAAAGATATCGGTTATTATACAATGGCTGGAATGCGCATAGGATTAGTTAAGGAAGGACGTAATGTAGTGCGTGACACTTCAGCTATTGCTAGATCAGTTAGTAAAGGTTTTGACGCATCGCTACAAGTACCTGATATTACACAAAACTTAAGTAATATTAAGGGGTCTGTTAATCAGCAAGTTGAACACACACATACTATAAACGCACAACCTAGCCAACGTGTTGTAAGGATTGAAATGGACGTCGACAATGAGGCTATCGCTACCATTGTTAACGGTGTAAACGCTGATAGAGACGGAACATACTCATTTTAA
- a CDS encoding phage tail domain-containing protein: MDLEITRKNETPFRLSEFGIIVKDIIVESIEIDDNYEDKENHNGRLLLSSQYRKRKITVPAFFKVTKMNDIPRMRDLLYSLVVDTDQYYVREIRRKSRQNYDFIQPTEEEYQPINEFGDPIYNDTPDNYEVLVSGKRYQVKCTGVINPEQKTDDIVAFDLEFETVELPFAESIGTSLDLERDLDGAYWAYDTSLPFNELNNRRQYTFNNTNSFYVYYHGDVPNDQFNLYKKVTIILGKDTKSFQWNLTHSDLMTIDDIELKKGDKIEYDGIQTYRNGIPINNESNLAQPKFKNGWNDFEFNQVVKKVVFDMKFYYK; encoded by the coding sequence ATGGATTTAGAAATTACAAGAAAGAACGAAACTCCTTTTCGATTGAGTGAATTCGGTATCATTGTTAAAGACATTATCGTGGAAAGTATTGAAATTGATGACAATTACGAAGATAAAGAAAATCATAACGGAAGATTATTATTATCGAGCCAGTACCGTAAACGTAAAATTACGGTGCCGGCTTTTTTTAAAGTTACAAAAATGAATGATATTCCTCGAATGCGTGATTTACTTTATAGCTTAGTTGTTGATACAGACCAATATTATGTACGTGAGATACGTCGAAAAAGTCGTCAGAATTATGATTTTATTCAACCGACCGAAGAAGAATATCAACCTATAAATGAATTTGGTGACCCTATATATAACGATACTCCTGATAATTATGAAGTGCTTGTTTCAGGTAAAAGGTATCAAGTTAAATGTACTGGCGTTATTAACCCGGAACAAAAAACAGACGACATTGTCGCTTTTGATTTAGAGTTTGAGACTGTTGAGTTACCTTTCGCTGAAAGTATTGGAACTAGCCTCGATTTAGAACGTGACTTAGACGGTGCTTATTGGGCTTATGATACTTCACTTCCATTTAACGAATTGAATAACAGAAGACAATATACATTTAACAATACGAATAGTTTTTATGTTTACTATCATGGCGACGTACCTAACGACCAATTTAATTTATATAAAAAAGTCACGATTATTTTAGGTAAAGATACTAAATCATTTCAATGGAATTTAACTCATTCGGATTTAATGACGATTGATGATATAGAACTGAAAAAAGGCGATAAAATCGAATATGACGGAATTCAAACGTATCGAAACGGTATACCTATTAACAACGAGAGTAATTTAGCTCAACCAAAATTTAAAAATGGCTGGAATGATTTCGAGTTCAATCAAGTTGTAAAAAAGGTTGTTTTTGATATGAAATTTTATTATAAGTAG
- a CDS encoding DUF7643 domain-containing protein has translation MPILISPPRGRGIPVYTNTTQTNKLNEDTIVKFEMLEDEYNYDVIRAIGSKWIITNVEGAGDKRPYVVFMVDRESRGKKQFVTIACRDKATDLIKGKRIYDSLSGSFTAENYFKMIFENTGLDFELTHDVSASKFEDAGEGSTVEEMLKKGLDHFGLEYDIEFDNKTEKYKFVLTPQVQKKANYYISDEVNANSVKLEEDTGEYANYVVGYGDYTDEEGYKQAGLIMKYEHPDIEKYGKYEAEPLMNGKITDQDLMKRELQARLLKTTKTSLTLDFIVLREHFKEAIPKVADIVPVKHSIIGINDKVRIVEVETKRDENNRIYKQDVVLGEFSRRDRYMRRVSDAAKVVGGLGGGTSFSSNFKSTKTQVDAIRSSTQNAISSTQALNASGRGLRGVDGDEIVAFEKDGIKISDDGGAHFTTIITGKGLNKSAIPLATDSSSGLMSSTDKKRLATIEQTLEQIQNNL, from the coding sequence TTGCCAATTTTGATAAGTCCACCAAGAGGGCGTGGTATTCCCGTTTATACAAACACAACACAGACAAATAAATTAAACGAAGATACTATTGTTAAGTTTGAAATGCTCGAAGATGAATATAACTACGATGTTATACGTGCGATTGGTAGCAAATGGATTATAACTAACGTTGAGGGCGCTGGAGATAAACGGCCTTACGTTGTGTTTATGGTAGACCGCGAAAGTCGAGGTAAAAAGCAATTTGTTACTATTGCTTGTCGTGATAAAGCAACCGACTTAATTAAAGGTAAACGCATTTACGATAGTTTAAGTGGTAGTTTTACTGCTGAAAATTACTTCAAAATGATTTTTGAAAATACAGGACTTGATTTTGAATTAACTCACGATGTCTCAGCGTCAAAATTTGAAGATGCTGGTGAAGGTTCGACGGTTGAGGAAATGCTGAAAAAAGGCCTTGATCATTTCGGACTTGAATATGATATCGAATTCGATAATAAAACCGAAAAATATAAGTTTGTTTTAACGCCTCAAGTCCAAAAGAAAGCCAACTATTATATTTCCGACGAGGTTAACGCGAATAGCGTGAAACTCGAAGAAGATACAGGCGAATACGCTAATTACGTTGTTGGTTATGGTGACTACACCGACGAAGAAGGTTACAAGCAAGCGGGTCTTATCATGAAATATGAACACCCAGACATTGAGAAATATGGTAAATACGAGGCTGAGCCTCTTATGAATGGAAAAATAACAGACCAGGACCTTATGAAAAGAGAACTACAAGCGAGACTATTAAAAACTACTAAAACATCACTAACATTAGACTTCATTGTATTACGTGAACACTTTAAAGAGGCAATACCTAAAGTGGCTGACATTGTCCCCGTTAAACACTCTATTATAGGTATTAACGATAAAGTACGTATTGTTGAAGTTGAAACTAAGCGCGATGAAAATAACCGCATTTATAAACAAGATGTAGTGCTTGGTGAGTTTAGTCGCCGTGATAGGTATATGCGTCGTGTTAGTGATGCTGCCAAGGTTGTAGGTGGTCTTGGAGGTGGTACAAGTTTTTCAAGTAATTTCAAAAGTACAAAGACACAGGTCGATGCTATACGAAGTAGTACACAGAATGCTATATCTTCGACGCAAGCCTTAAATGCAAGCGGTCGTGGGTTGCGTGGTGTAGATGGTGATGAGATTGTTGCCTTCGAAAAAGACGGGATAAAGATAAGCGATGACGGAGGAGCACATTTTACAACAATCATCACAGGTAAAGGGTTAAATAAATCAGCTATACCACTAGCCACTGACTCATCATCAGGGTTGATGTCATCCACTGACAAAAAACGACTTGCAACAATCGAGCAAACTTTAGAACAAATACAAAATAACCTGTAA
- a CDS encoding M14 family metallopeptidase yields MRKTIYTKLSNLFGYRFVNENELNYKAIRDMLFALEEEQYKHVNRDVTSHNAHQILYKLQTGPDTTVAKELVYQSQRIRNLVLGTIGNGQQEVRDSRTSLDGVNHPLLSERLRHDLTKMDDSVQKELNVADDNSYLFTPPFIPSAEPGVNGMPSTNDPTENLKATYDTFVDNQYCRKEYVGKDQSGEYGVYRYIFEPENYTKTIVLTSCIHGNEYSAFYANYHFMDLVINQWYKNSQLAYLRKNVRMIIVPIVNPWGFANSERENVNNVDLNRNFDYNWKYGTSKAGGGSTGSKAFSEAESKNMRNMFGNIDHVTGHVDCHNIVSQVSDYCLFYPRFGNQQNNDLTEMMHEMQDTGDYVTWGSSTLASFSNWVGITKDITSFLPEIYEGRAGVPRGAAEMWRSVYFIGNIILKIAQAESREDGRTANEPIVKSFVYSSRYNGPGVEPFSLIAKDSYQRMLMTQQRFKVTANGFVELNGSITVEVDRDTKFGVNPGIVQNYNPFFGNGKTRRRQLFKVEHRLTKGIHTIPINAVAAVQYSTTAPPGVHRTNEVFPAVDVMRKEGVAKVRNMILNVKFTPSHSHNAVQMFTSATMGNQKEETFKQIYPNKPTPYDIRNDIKINRR; encoded by the coding sequence ATGAGAAAAACCATATATACAAAACTCAGTAACTTATTTGGTTATCGGTTTGTAAATGAAAACGAATTGAATTATAAGGCAATACGCGACATGTTATTCGCACTCGAAGAAGAGCAATACAAACATGTAAATCGTGATGTTACAAGTCACAATGCTCATCAAATTTTATATAAATTACAAACTGGACCTGATACTACGGTTGCTAAGGAGTTAGTTTATCAAAGTCAACGGATACGTAATTTAGTACTTGGAACAATTGGAAACGGTCAACAAGAAGTACGTGATAGTCGTACTAGCTTAGACGGTGTTAATCATCCGTTATTATCTGAAAGATTGCGCCATGATTTAACCAAAATGGATGATTCAGTACAAAAAGAGTTAAATGTTGCTGATGATAACAGTTATTTATTCACTCCGCCATTTATCCCGAGTGCTGAACCGGGTGTAAATGGTATGCCTTCAACTAATGATCCTACTGAAAATTTAAAAGCAACTTATGACACATTTGTTGATAATCAATACTGCCGTAAGGAATATGTAGGAAAAGACCAATCGGGTGAATATGGTGTTTATCGCTATATATTTGAACCTGAGAACTACACTAAAACGATTGTATTAACATCATGTATACACGGTAATGAGTACAGCGCATTTTACGCTAATTACCATTTTATGGATTTAGTTATAAACCAATGGTATAAAAACTCACAACTTGCTTATTTACGTAAAAATGTACGCATGATTATAGTACCTATTGTAAACCCTTGGGGCTTTGCAAATAGCGAACGTGAGAACGTCAATAATGTCGATTTAAATAGAAACTTTGACTACAACTGGAAATACGGTACAAGTAAAGCTGGTGGCGGTAGTACAGGTTCTAAAGCATTTTCTGAAGCGGAATCTAAGAACATGCGTAATATGTTCGGCAATATAGATCATGTTACTGGTCATGTGGATTGTCATAATATTGTAAGTCAAGTATCTGATTACTGCCTATTTTATCCACGTTTTGGCAATCAACAAAATAATGATTTAACTGAAATGATGCACGAGATGCAAGACACAGGTGATTATGTGACTTGGGGCTCTAGTACATTAGCATCATTTAGTAACTGGGTAGGTATCACAAAAGATATTACTTCATTCCTTCCTGAAATCTATGAAGGACGTGCAGGCGTTCCACGTGGTGCTGCTGAAATGTGGCGCTCTGTTTACTTTATTGGCAATATCATATTGAAAATAGCACAAGCAGAATCACGCGAGGATGGGCGTACAGCAAACGAGCCTATCGTAAAATCTTTTGTTTACAGTAGTCGTTATAATGGACCGGGCGTAGAACCATTTTCATTGATTGCTAAAGATAGTTACCAGCGTATGTTGATGACACAACAACGTTTTAAAGTAACGGCTAATGGCTTTGTAGAATTAAATGGTTCTATCACAGTAGAAGTTGATCGCGACACAAAGTTCGGTGTAAATCCGGGAATCGTTCAAAACTATAATCCATTCTTTGGAAATGGTAAAACACGACGACGTCAATTGTTTAAAGTCGAACATCGTTTAACAAAAGGGATACACACGATACCAATAAACGCAGTCGCAGCCGTTCAGTATTCAACGACTGCACCACCTGGCGTACATCGAACAAATGAGGTATTTCCTGCTGTTGATGTAATGCGTAAGGAAGGTGTTGCTAAAGTAAGAAATATGATTTTAAACGTTAAATTTACACCGAGTCACAGTCATAACGCAGTACAAATGTTCACTTCGGCAACAATGGGCAATCAAAAAGAAGAAACATTTAAACAAATATACCCTAACAAACCTACGCCTTACGACATTAGAAACGATATTAAAATTAATAGACGTTAA